One stretch of Narcine bancroftii isolate sNarBan1 chromosome 8, sNarBan1.hap1, whole genome shotgun sequence DNA includes these proteins:
- the LOC138740964 gene encoding histone H2A type 1-F-like → MSGRGKGGKARAKAKSRSSRAGLQFPVGRVHRHLRKGNYAERVGAGAPVYLAAVLEYLTAEILELAGNAARDNKKTRIIPRHLQLAVRNDEELNKLLGRVTIAQGGVLPNIQAVLLPKKTGRDSNPKSK, encoded by the coding sequence ATGTCTGGACGTGGAAAAGGAGGCAAAGCTCGAGCCAAGGCCAAGTCTCGCTCATCCCGGGCCGGATTACAGTTCCCGGTGGGCCGTGTTCACAGGCACCTGAGAAAGGGCAACTATGCTGAGCGGGTGGGCGCCGGAGCCCCGGTCTATCTGGCTGCTGTGCTCGAGTATCTAACGGCTGAAATCCTCGAGTTGGCCGGCAACGCGGCCCGGGACAACAAGAAGACCCGTATCATCCCCAGACACTTGCAGCTGGCCGTCCGTAACGACGAGGAGCTCAACAAGCTGCTGGGAAGGGTGACCATCGCCCAGGGTGGGGTGTTGCCAAATATCCAGGCCGTGCTGCTGCCCAAGAAAACCGGCCGAGACAGTAATCCCAAGAGCAAGTAA
- the LOC138740963 gene encoding histone H2B 1/2 isoform X3 — MPEPKIAPKKGAKKAVSKATSKGGKKRKKSRKESYSIYIYKVLKQVHPDTGVSSKAMSIMNSFVNDIFERIAGEASRLAHYNKRSTISSREIQTAVRLLLPGELAKHAVSEGTKAVTKYTSSK, encoded by the coding sequence ATGCCAGAGCCTAAAATAGCGCCCAAGAAGGGCGCCAAGAAAGCGGTGTCCAAAGCAACTTCCAAAGGAGGCAAGAAGCGCAAGAAGTCGAGGAAGGAGAGTTACTCCATCTACATCTACAAGGTGTTGAAGCAGGTTCACCCCGACACCGGCGTCTCGTCCAAAGCCATGAGCATCATGAACTCGTTCGTGAACGACATTTTTGAGCGGATCGCGGGCGAGGCTTCCCGCCTGGCCCATTACAACAAGAGGTCGACCATCAGCTCCCGGGAGATCCAGACGGCCGTGCGCCTGCTGCTGCCCGGGGAGTTGGCCAAGCACGCCGTGTCGGAAGGGACAAAGGCGGTGACCAAGTACACCAGCTCCAAGTAA